The Paenibacillus beijingensis nucleotide sequence CGGTTTAAGCACCTTCGCGGCGGAACGGCTGACATTCCCCTGCAGATCGGTGATCTCGACGAAATAGTTGAACGCATCTTTGACTTCAGGCACCTTCTCGATAAATTCAAACGGAAAGTCCGTCTCCTCCTTCGTCAGCCACGCCCCGTCTCCCGTCTGATAGTGGAGAACCGCTTTTTGAATTTGCGTATTCGTATGCGGTACGAAGACATAGGCGTAATACGAAGCGGGGTCGATCTGCAGCACGATGCCTTTGCCGAAATCGTCCGCGGATGCCGGCTCCGCCACGGTATTCCCGGTTGGCTGCGCAGACATCGCCGCTTTGTCGATTTCGGCGAAGTTCGGCGCCTTAACGGGCACATCGTGAAGCGTAACGGCGGCAAGCGATTTCGCCGGGATCGCAACCGTCAGCTGCCCGTTCACCACGGCGGCTTCGGATACGGCGCCTCCCGGGAGATGAACTGTAGCCGTCCCGTTTATCGGCTTTCCTCCGGTTACTTCATCCCCAAGCGTCACCGTCACCTCGGTCGTTTGAGGGGCTTCGTTCATGAGCGCAACCCCGAAGACGCCGTCTTTCCTCGACGCAATCCAATCCACCTGCTTGTTGTCCGTTGCAATCAGGCCTCTCTTTAACCAAGGCCACATGCCTTGCTCGCCGTAGAAGGTTCCCGGCTCCAATCCGTACACCCGGTTTTCGAACCAGACGTATCCGTACTGGCGGACCGAAGGGAACTTAATGCTTCCTTCAGACCATTTCCAGGCTTGGGCGAATAAATAATCTTGAAGAATGCCCATGTAAACCGGAATATGATGATAGTAAATATTTGTCGTGTCCGGCCCCGTATAAGGATAATCGGCCTGCATGTAATGGGTCATATCTTTGCCGATATAGTAGCCCGGATAGCTCGCCGCCCTCCCGATAATTTCGTTGCGGGCGACCGTTTCGAACAGCGTATCCCCGGTATACGCCGCCAATCGAAGCAGATCCGCCGCCCAGTTGGTCATCGTCACATTGGTGGAATCCTGCCAGAAGTATGTGGCGGTGCCCTCCACGCTCCAGCCGATCCGGGAAGTCAGCCAGGCCGGAACGTCGCTGCTTGTCAGCGTATCGATATTGTCCGCCGGCCCGTTCGGTCCGTTATCATCGTTTGAAAAAGGCTGCTCATTCCCTAACCGGTGCCGGACGAGCCCGTTCCAAAAGTACGTTTGGTTTGCCCAATCGTCGCTCCAGAACCCTCTTTGGCGAATCCAATCCGCATCGATATGAATCGTTCCGTCCGGCACGAGCGGCTGCGTCCATGTACTGGTCAGCAGCTGCCTTGCGCTTTGAACGGCTGCATCCAAATATTTGGCATCGTTGCTCGCTTCGTACAGATCGAGCAGGGCGGACACGTTCGGCCTTGCGTCCAGCGCATAGAAGGCGCCGTTCGGATCGGAATACCTGCCGCCGTACAAATTGGCGTTCAAGTATTGATCGGCTTCCTGCTTGGCCTGATTCAGCATTTCGGCGTCGCCGGTTTCCCGGTACCGGTACACTTTATCGAGCCAAGCGGGAATTTGAGGCGTGACCGAACCTTTCACCGGCCCTTCTACCCCGATTTGGCGATAAGCGGGGACGAGCCCCCTTGTCATCGCATACATGTTCGCGAAAATGCCTGTTCCGTAAAATTGCGTCGGCTTGCCGATCGGAAGCACCGGATGCGTGGAGCCCGGAAGCGCCAAATCTTCGCGGCTGCGCGTCAGCAAATAAGCCAGCGTCGGAATCGTCCGCCGCTCGTAGAAGGCCGGATCTTCCGTGAGCAGATACTCTTGCAGCATGACCAGCGGAACCGGCTGCTTGTACTGATTTTTCACTTCCATGTTGGCGAAGCCTTTGGCATTGTCGCTCCATCCCGAGTAAGCGTCGTTCATAATCAGGTCGTGGAGATTGAAGACGGTATCCGTAACCGAAGCATTCAGATTCTCGCGAACATCGCGGACCTTGTACAGATCGCTGACAATATGCTTGTAAGCCGGGTACCACGAATCAAGCGCATAGATCGGGCGATACGAGATTTCATAGGCTGTTCCCGCTTCAAAGCGGGAATCCGGCATGCCCAGCAGCGGCGCGAACAGCTGCGGCTGAACGCCCCCGTCCCGGCCGCGGATGCCGAGCCCGAATTTTTGGTTGTCCGTATACGCCCACCGGTAAGGGACCGACGAAGGATCGACGGCAATGCCGAAGGTTGCGGCACCGCTGGCGCCGGGAAGCGTTTGAACCGTCATCAAGCTGGACGCGTTCGTGGACGTCACTTCGGATACCAGGGCGGAAATCGGCGGCAAAAACTTGTTGATGAATTGCAAAGGAGCAAGCAAGTACTCAACTTCCGCCAGCGGCGTCTCCATGCCGTTGAACATGCCGAGCGTCAAATACCCCGGCTTCTTGGCTTCAAGGCTGCACGTCACTTTCGGTTCCAGATCGCCCTCCTGCAGCTCCCATTTGACGTTCAAGCGGGCATATTCATTTTCTCCCCGGAGAATAACGGTGTTGTTGCCGGGACTCTCCATCGACGAGGGAACAATCCAGCTCGGCACCCCGCTTCGGAAGATGTCGCCCGTCTCATAGTTCAGCGTTTGGCCGTCATATTGAACCTGCTGCTTCCATACCGGTGAGCCGTTAAAATAGTACGTGCTGATCGAGCTTTGATCCGCGAACAGGGTCATATATCCGAAGCTGCCGCCGCGGTCCTGGACGGCAACCCATGAATCGTCTTTCTTCAGCTCCACCTTCTGTTGAATGGCCGTGCCTTGCGCTGTCGGAACTTCATAGAACGTGACGCGGGTATTGGCGTTTTCCAGCTTCCGGTTCGAAGCAGGCTCGGCCGGAGCATTGGCCCATTCCGGAAAGGCGAGCAAATTTGCAAAGGGCGAGCTGTTCTTCGCTTCCACGACGTCGCTTATCGCCAGCATTTGCTGGTAATTCTCCGGCGGGATCAAGGTCGGGTTATCGGTAATGAACAGCGAATCGAATCTGGCGAAAAAGGCCGACGTATCTTTCAGCATGACGTTTAATTCTCCGGCCGGAAGCTGCACGAGCCCGCCGTCTTCCCACCGGAAGCCGTTGCTTCCGTGCTTGCCGAACGCGCGGTCATACAGACCGCCGCCCAGCTCCACATTGAAAAA carries:
- a CDS encoding OmpL47-type beta-barrel domain-containing protein codes for the protein MKTKRLILLAIALLIIAQLVPFAGVSIAADSENAYTVDDTFESYTAGNLPTGSGWTLAGPVAAQIVEEQMNKFVEIRNTSGTGSSNVSKIFPGLSGNVVVEYKVRVNDEQYQQIPVLHGTKEGGGTAEAVLVTAEAGQLRANNDLVSGAYRFTSNEWHHYKIYINTVTDTWTLMEGDRILLGNKSFVGGAKLESINRISFKVKSVMTSRLAFDDIKIYQAPDENPGGHHSFLLRASSFADDFGSWQLSSFTGSFDNVILAGATDTNAQNTRPAQSSVIIEAPGTYRVWVRASDFATNQQGARFFNVELGGGLYDRAFGKHGSNGFRWEDGGLVQLPAGELNVMLKDTSAFFARFDSLFITDNPTLIPPENYQQMLAISDVVEAKNSSPFANLLAFPEWANAPAEPASNRKLENANTRVTFYEVPTAQGTAIQQKVELKKDDSWVAVQDRGGSFGYMTLFADQSSISTYYFNGSPVWKQQVQYDGQTLNYETGDIFRSGVPSWIVPSSMESPGNNTVILRGENEYARLNVKWELQEGDLEPKVTCSLEAKKPGYLTLGMFNGMETPLAEVEYLLAPLQFINKFLPPISALVSEVTSTNASSLMTVQTLPGASGAATFGIAVDPSSVPYRWAYTDNQKFGLGIRGRDGGVQPQLFAPLLGMPDSRFEAGTAYEISYRPIYALDSWYPAYKHIVSDLYKVRDVRENLNASVTDTVFNLHDLIMNDAYSGWSDNAKGFANMEVKNQYKQPVPLVMLQEYLLTEDPAFYERRTIPTLAYLLTRSREDLALPGSTHPVLPIGKPTQFYGTGIFANMYAMTRGLVPAYRQIGVEGPVKGSVTPQIPAWLDKVYRYRETGDAEMLNQAKQEADQYLNANLYGGRYSDPNGAFYALDARPNVSALLDLYEASNDAKYLDAAVQSARQLLTSTWTQPLVPDGTIHIDADWIRQRGFWSDDWANQTYFWNGLVRHRLGNEQPFSNDDNGPNGPADNIDTLTSSDVPAWLTSRIGWSVEGTATYFWQDSTNVTMTNWAADLLRLAAYTGDTLFETVARNEIIGRAASYPGYYIGKDMTHYMQADYPYTGPDTTNIYYHHIPVYMGILQDYLFAQAWKWSEGSIKFPSVRQYGYVWFENRVYGLEPGTFYGEQGMWPWLKRGLIATDNKQVDWIASRKDGVFGVALMNEAPQTTEVTVTLGDEVTGGKPINGTATVHLPGGAVSEAAVVNGQLTVAIPAKSLAAVTLHDVPVKAPNFAEIDKAAMSAQPTGNTVAEPASADDFGKGIVLQIDPASYYAYVFVPHTNTQIQKAVLHYQTGDGAWLTKEETDFPFEFIEKVPEVKDAFNYFVEITDLQGNVSRSAAKVLKPLSYDTVKPVTAASIAPQPTESGWNAQDAEIRFQSADSGGSGVSRIVYSIDNGPEQRIDSSSGSVAVAEEGIHQVKYFAYDGAGNKEEERQLPVKIDRTQPVVQWSGGGTYTVSQSVYVTCQAADALSGLVGQPCSAPIIDMEAYELGTGEHPLTVTAADAAGNETVSGTNVTVVVTVESLVELVQRFLLEGGDTTLENALISKLEAAIASLEGGQDEAYINQLQSFINQIEAQSGKKIDSSKAELLIRLTQELQTVEQG